A region from the Triticum aestivum cultivar Chinese Spring chromosome 3D, IWGSC CS RefSeq v2.1, whole genome shotgun sequence genome encodes:
- the LOC123077717 gene encoding uncharacterized protein, protein MHLAADYPHRGGGRLGLGPFAAAVLRTDNRRRAIAGGAVLASALLLVATPRLRHSPALHLFADMRNLLGVPNTLNVLTAYPLLLAGVPGLILCLFGGGCFGISLRWEALGWFLFYVGNVGAAFGSAYYHLKPDDDRLIWDRLPMMMSASSLLSILVIERVDERAGLSCLISLLSLLLVSSACERILDDMRLWVVLNLVPCVAIPAMLFLFAPKYTHSRFWFLATGFYLLARFEGLADRKVYSVNRYFISGHSLEHLCFAMVTLILTVMLSFRNIKITRDS, encoded by the exons ATGCATCTCGCCGCCGACTACCCCCACCGCGGCGGTGGCCGCCTCGGCCTAGGGCCATTCGCGGCAGCGGTGCTCCGCACCGACAACCGTCGCCGTGCGATTGCAGGCGGCGCGGTCCTCGCCTCGGCGCTGCTTCTCGTGGCCACACCACGACTCCGCCACTCGCCGGCGCTCCACCTCTTCGCCGACATGCGCAACCTCCTCGGCGTGCCCAACACCCTCAACGTGCTCACCGCCTACCCGCTTCTCCTTGCTGGAGTACCAGGACTCATCCTGTGCCTCTTCGGCGGTGGATGCTTCGGCATAAG CTTAAGGTGGGAGGCCTTGGGATGGTTCCTCTTCTATGTGGGGAATGTAGGGGCAGCATTTGGCTCAGCTTACTATCACCTCAAGCCAGATGATGACCGGTTAATTTGGGACAGGTTGCCG ATGATGATGTCGGCCTCCTCGCTTTTGTCGATATTGGTAATTGAAAGAGTTGATGAGAGGGCTGGGTTATCTTGTTTGATCTCGCTCTTGTCTCTTTTACTGGTGAGCAGTGCGTGTGAAAG GATTCTTGATGATATGCGCCTGTGGGTAGTTTTAAACCTGGTTCCTTGTGTTGCCATTCCTGCAATGCTATTCTTGTTCGCGCCAAAGTATACACACTCAAGATTTTGGTTTCTTGCTACAG GCTTTTACCTTCTGGCAAGATTCGAAGGCCTTGCCGACAGAAAGGTTTACAGTGTGAATAGATATTTCATTAGCGGTCATTCCTTGGAGCACCTTTGCTTCGCCATGGTTACATTGATACTTACTGTGATGCTATCCTTCAGAAATATTAAGATCACCAG GGACTCGTGA